In Aristaeella hokkaidonensis, the following are encoded in one genomic region:
- a CDS encoding peptide ABC transporter substrate-binding protein, translated as MKKLTAILFSIMMLLACVVTASADDASYLGVMLGTNVMSLDTNLATDGDSFEVIADCIDGLMQMDKDGAAVPALAESYDVSDDGLTYTFHLRDAKWNNGTPVTANDFVFAWRRIAKEAGEYAYMLDEIGNIKGAAEIISGSEADLTTLAVSAPDDKTFVVELNVPVSFFPSLMYFPTFYPINEEFYNSLADGTYGTSPETFLSNGAFVLESYTPGTANLSVKKNPDYWDADRVKLAGINYQVVGSSDNALTAFRNKTLDVVMVSGNQVDAAKKDATLAENLKVTGAGYMWYLSFSQTEKNAEGGMLANANLRLAISNAIDRENLVDNYVMDGSLATYTAVPPQFAASSTTGEDFSANQDAFIDYVGYNPEKAAEYLEAAKAELGKDSFSFTMIYGNNEGDEVQKVAQAIKEDVEDALPGVEINLQSMTKAERLDKMQNDNYDIALTRWGPDYADPMTYLGMWVTNNSNNYGFWSNAEFDQLIADCTTGAYISDYDARWEAMFKAERIVMQEAVIAPLYTKANANLITAGVEGIDFHPVALNRVYKDTTK; from the coding sequence ATGAAGAAACTGACGGCAATCCTGTTCTCCATCATGATGCTCCTGGCCTGCGTTGTTACGGCTTCTGCCGACGATGCCAGCTATCTGGGCGTTATGCTGGGTACGAACGTCATGTCCCTGGATACCAACCTGGCGACTGACGGTGACTCCTTTGAAGTGATCGCTGACTGTATCGATGGTCTGATGCAGATGGACAAGGACGGCGCGGCCGTACCTGCCCTCGCTGAAAGCTACGACGTAAGCGATGACGGACTGACCTACACCTTCCACCTGCGGGATGCCAAGTGGAACAACGGCACGCCTGTGACGGCAAACGACTTCGTTTTTGCCTGGAGGCGAATTGCGAAGGAAGCAGGCGAGTATGCCTACATGCTGGATGAAATCGGCAATATCAAGGGTGCCGCGGAAATCATCAGCGGAAGCGAAGCCGACCTGACCACCCTGGCTGTCAGCGCTCCGGACGACAAGACCTTCGTCGTGGAACTGAATGTTCCTGTTTCCTTCTTTCCGAGCCTGATGTATTTCCCCACCTTCTATCCGATTAACGAAGAGTTCTACAACAGCCTGGCGGACGGCACCTACGGCACCAGCCCTGAGACCTTCCTCAGCAACGGCGCTTTCGTGCTGGAAAGCTACACCCCCGGCACCGCGAACCTGAGCGTGAAGAAGAATCCCGATTACTGGGACGCTGACCGCGTAAAGCTGGCCGGCATCAACTACCAGGTGGTCGGCTCCTCCGACAACGCCCTGACCGCTTTCCGTAACAAGACGCTGGACGTCGTTATGGTTTCCGGCAACCAGGTTGACGCTGCCAAGAAGGACGCCACCCTGGCTGAGAACCTGAAGGTGACCGGTGCCGGCTACATGTGGTACCTGTCCTTCAGCCAGACCGAAAAGAACGCTGAAGGCGGCATGCTGGCGAACGCCAACCTGCGCCTGGCTATCAGCAACGCTATCGACCGTGAGAACCTGGTTGACAACTACGTGATGGATGGTTCCCTGGCCACCTATACCGCAGTGCCCCCGCAGTTCGCGGCCAGCAGCACCACCGGCGAAGACTTCTCCGCCAACCAGGACGCCTTCATCGACTATGTGGGCTACAACCCCGAGAAGGCTGCTGAATACCTTGAAGCGGCCAAGGCTGAACTGGGCAAGGACAGCTTCAGCTTCACCATGATCTACGGCAACAACGAAGGCGACGAAGTGCAGAAGGTTGCCCAGGCCATCAAGGAAGACGTTGAAGACGCACTGCCCGGCGTGGAAATCAACCTGCAGAGCATGACCAAGGCTGAGCGCCTGGACAAGATGCAGAACGATAACTACGACATCGCCCTGACCCGCTGGGGTCCGGACTACGCCGATCCCATGACCTACCTGGGTATGTGGGTGACCAACAACTCCAACAACTATGGCTTCTGGTCCAACGCTGAATTCGATCAGCTGATCGCGGACTGCACCACCGGCGCCTACATCTCTGACTATGACGCACGCTGGGAAGCCATGTTCAAGGCTGAGCGGATCGTGATGCAGGAGGCTGTGATTGCTCCGCTGTACACCAAGGCCAACGCTAACCTGATCACTGCCGGCGTCGAAGGAATCGACTTCCATCCCGTCGCGCTGAACCGTGTTTATAAGGATACGACGAAGTAA
- a CDS encoding NAD-dependent protein deacylase: MPYDALQQMVSDAHAIVFFGGAGVSTESGIPDFRSVDGLYNQKYDYPPETILSHTFFMKKPEAFFRFYRDKMLPLDAKPNKAHLKLAEWEKEGKLLAVVTQNIDGLHQAAGSKKVYELHGSVHRNYCMKCGKFFPPEYIRDSKDEIPVCPCGGRIKPDVVLYEEGLDNDVVSGAVHAISKADLLIVAGTSLTVYPAAGLIRYFRGKHMVLINRDATPMDYECDLVIHDKVGEVLSSLT, from the coding sequence ATGCCATATGACGCCCTTCAACAGATGGTCTCCGATGCCCATGCTATCGTCTTCTTCGGCGGTGCCGGCGTTTCCACGGAAAGCGGCATCCCGGATTTCCGCAGCGTGGACGGACTCTATAATCAGAAGTATGATTACCCGCCGGAAACCATTCTTTCTCACACCTTCTTTATGAAGAAGCCGGAAGCTTTCTTCCGTTTCTACCGGGATAAGATGCTGCCACTTGACGCCAAGCCCAACAAGGCGCACCTGAAGCTCGCCGAGTGGGAAAAGGAAGGCAAGCTCCTAGCTGTCGTCACCCAGAACATTGACGGCCTGCATCAGGCAGCCGGCAGCAAAAAGGTCTATGAACTCCATGGCAGCGTCCACCGGAACTACTGCATGAAGTGCGGCAAGTTCTTCCCGCCGGAATATATCCGGGACAGCAAGGATGAGATTCCCGTCTGCCCCTGCGGCGGCCGGATCAAACCGGATGTGGTTCTCTATGAGGAAGGTCTGGATAACGACGTGGTCTCCGGTGCGGTTCACGCCATTTCCAAGGCAGATCTCCTCATCGTTGCCGGTACCAGCCTGACCGTCTATCCCGCCGCCGGACTGATCCGCTATTTCCGCGGCAAGCATATGGTACTCATCAACCGGGACGCCACCCCCATGGACTACGAATGTGACCTTGTGATCCATGATAAAGTCGGTGAGGTTCTTTCTTCCCTCACCTGA
- a CDS encoding HdeD family acid-resistance protein — MKNLKLFSRSKKDPDTLTARSMILPILFCLVCGLLLIFFGNLALRITAYVLAGVMILCGIWSGIVYLRSDPVRRITESRLATGLILLVAGTLLAFNPNYLEDILPFIWGLALLFGGFLKIQYAFDEKSVQVKKWWIMLIFAAFSLIVGIIALLNPAFLGENRNLVIGILLVLEAVLDITVFFLLRHALKKSSQPLATVSQTFSPDEPVADAAAKEEPADAPSDASAAPAADAPADPAPAEPEASD; from the coding sequence ATGAAGAATCTTAAGCTTTTCAGCCGTAGTAAAAAAGATCCCGATACATTGACTGCCCGTTCCATGATCCTGCCGATCCTTTTCTGCCTGGTCTGCGGTTTGCTGCTGATCTTTTTCGGCAATCTCGCCCTGCGGATCACGGCATATGTTCTGGCCGGGGTCATGATTCTTTGCGGCATCTGGTCAGGGATTGTTTATCTCCGTTCTGATCCCGTCCGGCGCATTACCGAATCCCGTCTCGCCACAGGCCTCATTCTGCTGGTTGCCGGCACCCTGCTGGCTTTCAATCCCAATTATCTGGAGGACATTCTCCCCTTCATCTGGGGCCTTGCTCTCCTCTTCGGCGGTTTCCTGAAGATCCAGTACGCCTTTGATGAGAAATCCGTCCAGGTGAAGAAATGGTGGATCATGCTCATCTTCGCCGCCTTCTCCCTGATTGTCGGCATTATTGCCCTGCTGAATCCCGCTTTCCTCGGCGAAAACCGCAACCTGGTCATCGGCATCCTGCTGGTGCTGGAGGCTGTTCTGGATATCACGGTCTTCTTCCTCCTGCGTCACGCCCTGAAGAAGAGCTCCCAGCCCCTGGCTACCGTCTCCCAGACCTTCTCCCCCGATGAGCCTGTCGCCGATGCCGCTGCCAAGGAAGAGCCTGCCGATGCTCCCTCTGACGCGTCGGCTGCTCCTGCTGCCGATGCGCCTGCCGATCCCGCGCCTGCCGAGCCTGAAGCCAGCGATTAA
- a CDS encoding OmpA family protein gives MARQRIHNRRAGRGSSGTGASWISYSDMMAALLLIFVLVLTYSLYQYFTMLETKTKELNDQQIVLDQQAIDLQLARDELDSKEARLVIIQGDLDALKVKLDDQEKTLSDLQIVLSSKEADLEAATIQLQEQKDLLNAQALRIDNLIGIRTTMIQDLSSSLAAANLKAAVDPNTGDIMLDSAVFFETGSAEIRQEGKDLLDRFIPVYLDVLLRDTYSDYLGEIIIEGHTDSKGSYESNLKLSQNRALQVALYCLKMPSLTPEQKHQLQKILTAKGRSYADLIYVDGVEDAEASRRVEFKFSLKDSEMIDEMNRILSGN, from the coding sequence ATGGCACGTCAACGCATCCATAACCGACGGGCCGGCCGGGGTTCCTCCGGGACCGGCGCCAGCTGGATCAGCTATTCCGATATGATGGCAGCCCTGCTGCTTATCTTTGTGCTGGTTCTGACCTACAGTCTCTATCAGTATTTCACCATGCTGGAGACCAAGACAAAGGAACTGAATGATCAGCAGATTGTGCTGGACCAGCAGGCTATTGACCTGCAGCTGGCCCGGGATGAGCTGGATTCCAAGGAAGCCCGCCTGGTCATTATCCAGGGGGATCTGGACGCCCTGAAAGTAAAACTGGACGATCAGGAAAAGACCCTGTCCGACCTGCAGATCGTACTTTCCTCCAAGGAAGCGGATCTGGAAGCGGCTACCATACAGTTGCAGGAGCAGAAAGACCTGCTGAATGCACAGGCGCTGCGCATTGATAACCTCATCGGTATCCGTACCACCATGATTCAGGATCTGTCCAGTTCCCTGGCCGCCGCCAACCTCAAGGCTGCCGTGGATCCGAACACCGGTGATATCATGCTGGACAGCGCAGTCTTCTTTGAAACCGGCAGCGCTGAAATCCGTCAGGAAGGTAAAGATCTGCTGGATCGCTTCATTCCTGTTTACCTGGATGTTCTTCTGCGGGATACTTACTCTGATTATCTTGGTGAAATCATCATTGAAGGTCATACCGACTCCAAGGGGTCCTATGAATCCAACCTGAAGTTGAGTCAGAACCGAGCACTTCAGGTAGCCCTGTACTGCCTGAAGATGCCTTCCCTGACGCCCGAACAGAAACACCAGCTGCAGAAAATCCTGACAGCAAAGGGCCGCAGTTATGCTGACCTGATCTATGTAGACGGTGTTGAGGATGCGGAAGCTTCCCGTCGTGTTGAATTCAAATTCAGCCTGAAGGATTCCGAAATGATCGACGAAATGAATCGTATCCTCTCCGGTAATTAA